GGAAAGCCGTACATCTCTACGAACAGCGCCACGATGAACGCCGAGAAGGCGCTGAACGAGCGCCAGTCCCGGCGGGTTTTCGGTTTCGTGAAGCTGAAGGCGAAGATCAGGAAGATCGCCGAGTTTATCACGACGAGCGTCCAGAGTCCGTATGCGGGTGAGTTGTTGCTCATGGCTAGCTCCTTCAATCGTCGCGGGTCGCGCGGGGGAGGTGCTGATGCCCACGGGACGACTGCTCGTAGTTGCCGGCCCGGGCCGCCTGGTCGCGATCCCGGGCATCACCCTCCTGTACTTCGGCAGCATGCCCGCCATGGCCCCCGTGCCCGCCATCGCCGCCATGGCCGAACCTGTGAAGGAACAGACAGGCGAGGAGGAAGAGAAACGGCAGGATGCCAAAGAGATGGGCGCGGTGCTCGGTGATCAGGAAAAAGCCGGAGATCGCGACGAAGCCCGCGAATGCCCACCATGTTCTGGATCGAGTGGCGGTGTCGCGCAGGGGAAGCCTCTCTGAGGGAAAAGGGAACGGGACGATAGCGGGCGGTCGCGCCGCAGCCGGGTGAAGCGCGTGGACGCCGACCGATTCCACTGCGACCTCGAGATCGGCCTCACTGCACCGTTCGGCGTCGTACTCGACGTAGGCGGCCTCGGTGGCCGGATTGACATAGGCGCGCAAAACGCCGGGAACCTCTCGGAGGGCTTTCTCGACGGTATGCGCGGAGCCGCCAGCGCATTCGGCGTTCTCCAACATCACGGTCGTGGTCTTGCGCGTCACGGGTACCTCCTCGTGGCGACGTCCACTGAGCTGGAACCGCCGCCATGTCGGATTCGCTCACACAACGTCGTGCGCGGCCGCCTCGCGGCGTTCCGCCCGCGCTGCGCTGGAGAACCGATTGTAGAACCCGGCGGCTGCGGAAAACGCCAGCCCCGCAATAAGCCCCCAGCCGACCACGCCAGTGATGAAACTCCCCCACGTGACCATGGGTGCGAGGCCGCTCAGGTCGGAATGGATCAAGTAGCCCACCAGTGCCCTGGTGGCCTCTGGCGCAATAGCTAAAGCAATGGCGCAGACGGCGGAAATCGCCGCGGCGACCGTGCCTGCCGCGAACCCAAAGGCGCGCGCATCGAGTGTGGCACAATCGGATCTCATAACGACACTCCTTGAAGTGAGGGCTGCAGTGCTGTTTCTCCGCCTGGCGCGAACAATGAATGCCGATGCTGATGCCAACCTGAAGGCCGGCTGAAATGGCTCGGGGGAGCGGCAATCTGTACGCGCGACTTTCGCGTTCAGGTCACGATCCGCCATCGCGGGTCGATTCAAAAAAACCATCGCGGCGCTCGGTTCGCACGGAACATTGGCGACCGATCCTGAGGACAAGGTGAGGGAGAGGTGAACGCTTGTCCGCGACCTGAAGCTCGGCGTACGCCGACCTGAAGCTCGGCGTACGCGGCGGCGTTCAGCCGTCGCCACGCCGCCGGCCAGGTCTCGACCGAGGAATACGAGCAACGGAAGGCCGTGCTGGAGCGGTACGAGCCGGCGAAGATCTAAGCTGCCGGCTGCGCGCGCCGAGCTCGCGCGTGCCCTTGATCGCGCGCACGCGGCGTACACGTTCGACGCCTCGCTCCGCGATGCCGTGGACGTGCTCGTCGCTGAACTCCGGCGTGAAGGCCAGTCGGTTGAAGACGTCATAGATGCGGTCGGCGCGTCCGTCCGTGTGATTCGACCAGCCGACACCTTCTCAAACGACGACGCGTGGGAGCGAGCATGGCGATCATACTTCGCGCTGTATGACATCTTGATCCAACGAGCCATTCGGACATTCGTGATCGGTAGTCTCGAAGGGGATGTCCGTCCCATACGTGCCGTCGCCGGGCAGTGCACGCGGTGTGTCGCGAGGTCGCCCGCGACTCGGCTCAGCGAGCGTTCAGCCCCGGTTCACCGTGGCGCGGCAGACTGAAGCCTCGATCAGGGAAGAGGCACAATGTTCACGCAGCCCCTGCCGGAAGCCGGATCCTGACTGTGGTTCCTTCACCGGGCGAGCTCTTCAGTGAAATAGACCCACCGTGCTCGGTTGCGACCCAATGGGCGATTGAGAGACCAAGCCCGCTTCCCGCCGGGTCACGCATGCGGGCCGCGTCAGCGCGAAAAAACCTGTCGAAGACCCTTGGCAATTCTTCCGCGTGAATTCCGATGCCTTCATCGCTGACCGCCACCTCGATACTGCCCGGCATTCGTCGGATTTCGACGGAGATGCGCCCGCGGCCTCCCGTATACTTGATGGCGTTCTCGACAACATTGAGGAAAAGCTGCTTCAGCCGATCCGGATCGCCGAGAACGGTTCCGGGCTCCAGGTGGGTGAGCTCGACCCGCTGTCCCCGCGTGAGATGGCGCGTCTCGTTCAGAACGTCGAGCACGACCCGATCCAGTTCGACGGACTCACGGCGAATCGGCACTCCGGCGTCGGCTCGTGCCAGCACCAGAAGGTCCGCCACGAGCCTCGCCATCCGCTCCGACTCCCTCAATGCTTCGCGCACGGAGATGGCGCGGTCGTCTTCGGATAGCTCACGTGACTGGAGCAGGTCGAGGTTCGCCTGGACCACCGTGAGAGGCGCCCGGAGCTCATGAGAGGCCGCCGATACAAAACGCACCTGGGAATCGTAGGCCGCTTCGAGGCTTGCAAGCATCGCATTGAAGGTCCGCGACAGACGGCCGAGCTCGTCACGCGATGAGCTCTCCGCCACTCGCCGCGAGAACTCCCGGGACCGCGCGATCGTCGCCGCAGATTCAGTGAGCGCCGCCACAGGATACAGCGCGCGCCCGGCAATCGCCCATCCGGCTCCGAATGCTGCGACGCCCCCGGCTGCGCCAATCGCCAACATCAGAATGGCGAACCTTTGCATCGCGCGGTCGATGCGCGACAGCGGTGTCGTCAGAGCGAGGTAGTCTCCACCCTCAACCGGTATCACAAATACCCGGTAGCGCTCGCCCGATTGACCGTAAACCAGCCCGAACCATCCACGTCCGGTACCACTGTCATGAATGGAGGGAGCAATACGTGCCACCGCTGCATAAGCACGCGCATTCGTCGATGCGCGAAGTTTCTGAAGATCGATGAGAGGTGCATCGGCGGCCGCAGACGATTGAAACAGCGTTTCACCACGCTCGTTAAGAAGCCTGACCCCCGACCCGACCGGACGCCCGAGAATGAGAGCGCGCGCTCCGGGCGCTTCCGCCAACTCATCCGCCAGACGTATTGCGGTTTCATGGATGACGCGATCCAGCTCATCATAGTGCGTGCGATTGTGCACCGCATAGCTGTAGATACAGGCAACCGCTACAACCAGGACGCTGAGACCAGCGTACCACATGGCAAGGCGCAGCCGAAGCGACATGTCAGCGCCGACGACTGGCGGATAACGCCATCATCGCAGTATTCTCAGCGAACGGGGAGTTCTCCGAATCGTTCCGGCAAGGCTGGCTGAGGTCATACAGAGGGATGCCGAATAACACAGCGGCTACGCCAGCTATGACGAGTCGACGCCTCGTTGGTTCCCTCCTTTGCTGCTCATGCGTTGGGAGAAACGACAGAGTCTCAAGCCTCTCGAAGGACGTATCCCGCGCCGCGAAAGGTATGTATCAGCCGCATCTCCCCCGCCGCCTCGAGCTTGTGGCGAAGCTGCTTCACGTATACCTCGACGATATTGGAGCTGCCCGCGACTTCGAAGCCCCACACACGGTCCATCAGGAGATGTTTCGGAATGACCCTCCGGGGGCGCATGAGGAACTGACGCAGCACCTCATACTCCGTTGACGTCAGGTCAATCACCCGGTCGCCCCTCTGCGCCTGCCTCGTCCCCGTATCGAGCGACAGATCGGCGAACCGCATCACTTCCGGATGGTCGATCTCGGAACGTCGGAGCAACGCCTTGATTCGCGCGATCAGAACCTCGAATCGGAAAGGCTTGACGACGTAGTCGTCCGCCCCGAGCTCAAGTCCTTTCACCTGGTCCGAGGCACTGTCACGGGCGGTAAGCATCAGCACGGGCAAGTTCTCGTCGACGCGGCGCAGACGCGCCAGCACCTCGTAGCCGTCGATACCGGGCAACATGATATCCAGGATCGCCAGGTCAGGTGCATGATCTCGCGCGATGGCAAGTGCCTGCTGGCCCGATGACGCAACGTCCACCGAGAAGCCGTCGTATGCCAGTCCTCGCTTCAGGACGCTCGTGACACTCGGATCATCGTCTATCAGTAGAATGCGCTGCATGCCTCCTCCTGTCGATCGGCGTGATTCATTGCTTGCAGCATCGCAGAAACCTTTTTCTCTCGCAGCCGGGTAAATGCCTAACGCTGTAAGGGTTTCCCCCATGATATTCCAGGCCGTGCCGGACGGTGGCAGCCGCGCATGACCTCCAGCTTGGCTAGCCAAGAGCGCGCGCGAGCACCTCGATCCCTTTCATCCCGCTTCCGAATCTGGCAATGCTCTCCCGGTGCCGGTCCACTGGATATGCCGGCACCTGTCGCGCCGAGCCGCATGAAGTCGCACGAGACGCCCGCGCCGGGCAGGCTGGAATCCGCTTCAGCCAGCACCGTCAAGCGATCGAAGGTCACCACAACGAAGCCTCCCGCCAAGCCCGACCCGATGAAGGGAATGCCTGGCATGGATCACAGCAAGATGAACATGGGACCGAAGAAGTAGGCCCGCACTTCCAGGTCGGGACGACGACCGCAGAAGCCAGCGCTCACTGCGCCCGGGCGCTCCGGGACTTCGCCAGCAACGCTGCTCCGCCAGCGAAGCTGAGCAGGATCAGAGCGCCGATGATCGTCCACTCGACCGGGGTCGTGCGGGTCTCGATCTTCATCATTTCCGCGGAGGCTTTCATTCCCGGCATGTCAGCCATCTCTCCGCCGGCGGCCATCTGCGGCATGCCGCTCGCCGCCGCGGCAACGACTGCCGGAGGACCAACCGTCACTTCAGTTCTCCCTGCGATGTCGCCGTCGGCGGCGATCAGCACCAGCGTGTAAACTCCTGCAGGAACCGCGACCGGTACCGTGACGCCTGCGGCAAGCGCGCCAGTCGCCCCCGTTCGCACACTTCCGAGAACATAGTTGTCCAGTACACCGCGCAGCTCTGCCTTCAGGTTGGCATTGTTGCCGAGCTTCTCGCCGGTCATGCTGATGGTGCCGCCTACACCAACCTGCTTCGAGGCTACTCTCAGCACGCCGCCGCCGTGCGCATACGCCACCGACGAAGTTCCCGCGGAAAGCGCGACTGCCGCGGCGACGCCCATTGCCAGAAATCTCCTCATGCCTGCCTCCTCACATTCCCATGTGCTGCTGTTGTGGTGCGAACACTCCGTAGATGATGCCACCGACGTACAGGGACAGCATGATAAGCGATACGATGGTCAGGAGACCGTGCCGCGGATGTCCTTCGCGGGGCCTGTCGACCAGCGGAATGATGAAAAGGAACCCGAAGATGATTATCGGAGCGATCACCATTCCCCACATCCCGAACTGGTTCTCGACCGCGTAGATCCAGAGGAAAGGCCAGAACGGCTTGGTCAGCTCCACGCCTTCGACCGACGGATGTCCGATCCCCGGCGGAAAGAAAGCCGCGAGCGTACCGGCGAGACCGACGAGCAGCAGCGAGTATCCCACCAGCTTCGGAAGGTGGTCGGAGAACCGGCTCGTCTTCGGCTCAGCCGCGTTTATTCCGATCGCCCTGATGAGCCAGAAGTGGACTGCCACGAGCGCGAGCATGACGAGCGGAAGAAGGCTCACATGCGCGCTATGCAGCCGGCTCAGCAGACTCGTGCTGGCCGTGAAGTCGGGGCTTAGCGGCATACCGATCGCCCCCGTCATCTTTGCACCGGCGATCGCGTGCTCGAGCGCCTCGCCACCCTCCTGGTCGGCGCGCAACACGGTGCCCGTAAACGCAAGCGCGAAGAGCACCGCGAAGAGCCCGACACCCGCCCACCATGTCACCTCGCGCGGCTTCACATAGCTGCGCCGCCAGAAGACATAGCTCATGTGCAGGAACACCGACACCAGAACTATGCTCGTCGCCCAGTAATGAAGCCCGCGAATCCACATGCCCAGGCGGACGCGCGTCATTATGTACATCAGGCTGTCGTGCGCGCCCACCGGGCTCGGGTTGTAAAACTGATCGAGCAGCACGCCGGTCACTATCAGCAGCGTGATCCCGGCGAAAGTGAGGCCGCCGAGCATGTAGGCGAGACGGTTCGCCGAAGGCGGAACGGGGTAATCCACTGCATCGAGCGCCAGGCGTTCTCGCGCGCCGCCACGGGCGGCAGCGCGTGCAGTCCTCGGCGCTGCGTCAGCCACGCCGGTATCCGTCTGCTGCTGATCGGGCAAGTCGTCCTCCTCGCAGGAAGCTTCGCCGCATGGCAAGCGTGTGTGAAGCGCTGCCCGGCTGATTTTATTCAAAGCAAAAGCTAGCCCCGGCACATCGCCCACGCAACGTGCGAACCGCCAGTGGAACGTTTTTGCTTTACGCGGCGTAAAATTGTCAGGCCCGTGTCTTGAAGGGGGTTGGAGACGTTTCGAGGCATTCACATTACCCCCCGGGGAGGGAGCGCACTGATGGACACCGTTGAGGGCGGCTACTCGCCCGATGAAGCAGGCGAGTTCATATTCGCCTGCGGAATGAACATGGTTCGCGGCAAGCTGGTCGTGGAGCCGCAGGCGAAATGGGATCACCGCCTCTACCGATAACGAGGAGAGTTGAACAGTGCGTTTTCCATCTGGCGTGAAGATCGGGGCTGCGTGCATCGCCGCAGCGGTAACACTGGGCGCGGCAGGGCCGCCGGATACGGCAGAGTCGCCGGCAAATTCCGCGCATGCTGACTCTGCAGCGGTAGCCGCCACGGTGGGCGCCTTTCACGAGGCGCTCGCAAACGCCGACAGCGCCAGCGCGCTCGCTCTTCTCGCTCCCGATGCGATGATCCTCGAGAGCGGGGGAACGGAGACCAGAGCGGAGTATCGGTCGCACCACCTCGCCGGCGACATCGCCTTCGCGAAAGCAGTTCAGGAGACGCGCGGGCCGTTGAAGCTCACTGTCGAGGGCTCGACAGCGTGGACGGTCGGCACAAGTACGACCCAGGGGGAGTACAACGGAAGGCAGATCAATTCGTCCGGGGTTGAATCGATGGTGCTCACAAAGGACTCAGGCGGATGGCGCATCCGGTCCATCCACTGGTCGTCACGCACCCGTCGCGCGCCCGCCAGCTGAGATCCCCAGGCGACCCTCGCTGCCCCAACCTCCCCGTTTCAAGTAACTTGCAGGGTCCAAAGCCGAATCCATGAAGCGTAAAGACGCCCTCGATTACCACTCATCGGGGCGGCCTGGCAAGATCGCTGTCGTTGCCACCAAGCCGCTCAACAACCAGCGCGACCTCGCCCTCGCCTATTCCCCAGGCGTGGCGGAGCCCTGCCTCGAGATACAGAAAAACCCCGAAGACACCTACAAGTACACGGCGCGGGGCAACCTCGTCGCGGTCGTCACCAACGGCACCGCGGTCCTCGGGCTGGGCAACATCGGCGCGCTCGCGGCCAAGCCGGTCATGGAGGGGAAGGCCAACCTCTTCAAGCAATTCGCCGACCTCGACGTGTTCGATCTCGAAGTCGGCTCGGAGGATCCGGACGACGTAATCCGCTTTTGCCAGCTCCTCGAGCCCAGCGTCGGTGGCATCAACCTCGAGGACATTCGCGCGCCTGACTGCTTCTATATAGAAGAGAAGCTGCGCGAGACGCTCCGCATTCCGGTCTTTCACGACGACCAGCACGGCACCGCGATCATCTCCGGCGCGGCGCTGCTCAACGCGCTCGAGATCACTGGCCGCGACATCACACAGGTGCGCTGCGTGTTCTCCGGCGCGGGCGCGGCCGCCATCTCCACCGCCGAGCACTACGTGCGGCTCGGCGTGAAGCGGGAAAACATCCTCCTGAACGACCGCCAGGGCGTGATCTACAAGGGCCGTGCGGGAACCATGGATCCGTACAAGGCGCGCTTCGCCAACGAGACCAGCGCCCGCACCATCGCGGAAGCGCTCGACGGCGCCGACGTCCTGGTCGGCCTGTCAGTCGCGGGCGCCGTGACCGGCGACATGGTCGCAAAGATGGCGCCGAATCCGATCATCTTCGCCCTCGCCAACCCCGATCCGGAGATTCTCCCGGAGGAGATCCGCGCGGTCCGTTCCGACGCGATCATCGCGACAGGCCGGAGCGATTACCCCAACCAGGTCAACAACGTACTCGGGTTTCCGTTCATCTTCCGCGGCGCGCTCGACGTCCGCGCGACGGAGGTGAACGAGGCGATGAAGATGGCGGCTACGCGCGCGCTGGCGCTGCTGGCCAAGGAGGACGTGCCCGAAAGCGTGTCGCGCCTGTACGGGCTCTCATCTGTCAAGTTCGGTCCGGACTATCTCATTCCCTACGCGTTCGATCCGCGCATTCTGCTCTGGGTCGCGCCCGCCGTCGCCTGGGCCGCGGTCGCCACCGGCGCCACGAGCCAGTTCATTGACCTCGACGACTACCGGGATAAGCTCGAGGCACGTCTCGGACGCGCGCGCGGCGTCATGCGCGGCATCATCAATCGCGCTGTGCGCGATCCGCGGAAGGTCGTCTTCCCCGAGGGCGAAGAGCCGAAAGTCATCCGCGCAGCGCAGCTCATCGTGGACGAAGGCATCGCCGAGCCGATTCTGCTTGGCAATCCCGACAACATCGCGCGCATCGCGAAGGAAAACGGGATCCCGCTCGCCGACATCTGCATCGAGGACCCATCGAATTCGCCGCGTCGCGAAGCCTACGCGGACTACCTCTGGCGCAAACGGCAGCGAAAGGGACTGAGCCTCAGCGAAGCGCACCAGCTGCTGTACAACGGCAACTACTTCGGATCCGTCATGGTCGCGCAAGGCGACGCCGATGCGCTCGTCTCGGGCGTGAACATGCATTACCCGGAGACGATCCGCCCCGCGCTCCAGGTGATCGGGGCGTATCAGCGCGCCGAGGTCGTGAGCGGCCTCTACATGCTCGTCTTCGAAAAGCATGTTATCTTTTGCGGAGACACCACGGTCAATATCGATCCGACCGCCGAGCAGCTCGCGCAGATCGCGTACTCGGCTGCGCGGATCGTTCGCACATTGGGGATCACGCCGCGGATAGCGATGCTCTCCTTCTCCAACTTCGGGTCGGTGCACCACCCCGAGGCGGAGAAGGTGGCGCGTGCGGTGCAGCTGCTCCGGCAGCGCGATCCCGCAATCGTGGTGGACGGGGAGATGCAGGCAGATACTGCGCTCGACGAGGAGCTGCTCAGGTCGGCCTATCCGTTCAGCTCGCTCACCGAGCGCGCAAACGTGCTCATCTTCCCGAACCTCAGTGCGGGCAACATCGCCTACAAGCTGTTGAATCATCTTGGAGGTGCGACGGCGATCGGTCCGATCCTCGTCGGCATGAACCGTCCGGTGCACGTGCTTGAGCGCGGCGC
This genomic window from Gemmatimonadaceae bacterium contains:
- a CDS encoding NADP-dependent malic enzyme; this encodes MKRKDALDYHSSGRPGKIAVVATKPLNNQRDLALAYSPGVAEPCLEIQKNPEDTYKYTARGNLVAVVTNGTAVLGLGNIGALAAKPVMEGKANLFKQFADLDVFDLEVGSEDPDDVIRFCQLLEPSVGGINLEDIRAPDCFYIEEKLRETLRIPVFHDDQHGTAIISGAALLNALEITGRDITQVRCVFSGAGAAAISTAEHYVRLGVKRENILLNDRQGVIYKGRAGTMDPYKARFANETSARTIAEALDGADVLVGLSVAGAVTGDMVAKMAPNPIIFALANPDPEILPEEIRAVRSDAIIATGRSDYPNQVNNVLGFPFIFRGALDVRATEVNEAMKMAATRALALLAKEDVPESVSRLYGLSSVKFGPDYLIPYAFDPRILLWVAPAVAWAAVATGATSQFIDLDDYRDKLEARLGRARGVMRGIINRAVRDPRKVVFPEGEEPKVIRAAQLIVDEGIAEPILLGNPDNIARIAKENGIPLADICIEDPSNSPRREAYADYLWRKRQRKGLSLSEAHQLLYNGNYFGSVMVAQGDADALVSGVNMHYPETIRPALQVIGAYQRAEVVSGLYMLVFEKHVIFCGDTTVNIDPTAEQLAQIAYSAARIVRTLGITPRIAMLSFSNFGSVHHPEAEKVARAVQLLRQRDPAIVVDGEMQADTALDEELLRSAYPFSSLTERANVLIFPNLSAGNIAYKLLNHLGGATAIGPILVGMNRPVHVLERGADVQDIVNMAAVAVMDAQSRGAPLGARQPV
- a CDS encoding HAMP domain-containing sensor histidine kinase; translation: MSLRLRLAMWYAGLSVLVVAVACIYSYAVHNRTHYDELDRVIHETAIRLADELAEAPGARALILGRPVGSGVRLLNERGETLFQSSAAADAPLIDLQKLRASTNARAYAAVARIAPSIHDSGTGRGWFGLVYGQSGERYRVFVIPVEGGDYLALTTPLSRIDRAMQRFAILMLAIGAAGGVAAFGAGWAIAGRALYPVAALTESAATIARSREFSRRVAESSSRDELGRLSRTFNAMLASLEAAYDSQVRFVSAASHELRAPLTVVQANLDLLQSRELSEDDRAISVREALRESERMARLVADLLVLARADAGVPIRRESVELDRVVLDVLNETRHLTRGQRVELTHLEPGTVLGDPDRLKQLFLNVVENAIKYTGGRGRISVEIRRMPGSIEVAVSDEGIGIHAEELPRVFDRFFRADAARMRDPAGSGLGLSIAHWVATEHGGSISLKSSPGEGTTVRIRLPAGAA
- a CDS encoding DUF5676 family membrane protein; this encodes MRSDCATLDARAFGFAAGTVAAAISAVCAIALAIAPEATRALVGYLIHSDLSGLAPMVTWGSFITGVVGWGLIAGLAFSAAAGFYNRFSSAARAERREAAAHDVV
- a CDS encoding response regulator transcription factor; its protein translation is MQRILLIDDDPSVTSVLKRGLAYDGFSVDVASSGQQALAIARDHAPDLAILDIMLPGIDGYEVLARLRRVDENLPVLMLTARDSASDQVKGLELGADDYVVKPFRFEVLIARIKALLRRSEIDHPEVMRFADLSLDTGTRQAQRGDRVIDLTSTEYEVLRQFLMRPRRVIPKHLLMDRVWGFEVAGSSNIVEVYVKQLRHKLEAAGEMRLIHTFRGAGYVLREA
- a CDS encoding cytochrome b N-terminal domain-containing protein; this translates as MADAAPRTARAAARGGARERLALDAVDYPVPPSANRLAYMLGGLTFAGITLLIVTGVLLDQFYNPSPVGAHDSLMYIMTRVRLGMWIRGLHYWATSIVLVSVFLHMSYVFWRRSYVKPREVTWWAGVGLFAVLFALAFTGTVLRADQEGGEALEHAIAGAKMTGAIGMPLSPDFTASTSLLSRLHSAHVSLLPLVMLALVAVHFWLIRAIGINAAEPKTSRFSDHLPKLVGYSLLLVGLAGTLAAFFPPGIGHPSVEGVELTKPFWPFLWIYAVENQFGMWGMVIAPIIIFGFLFIIPLVDRPREGHPRHGLLTIVSLIMLSLYVGGIIYGVFAPQQQHMGM
- a CDS encoding DUF4440 domain-containing protein; the encoded protein is MRFPSGVKIGAACIAAAVTLGAAGPPDTAESPANSAHADSAAVAATVGAFHEALANADSASALALLAPDAMILESGGTETRAEYRSHHLAGDIAFAKAVQETRGPLKLTVEGSTAWTVGTSTTQGEYNGRQINSSGVESMVLTKDSGGWRIRSIHWSSRTRRAPAS
- a CDS encoding DUF2933 domain-containing protein, with amino-acid sequence MTRKTTTVMLENAECAGGSAHTVEKALREVPGVLRAYVNPATEAAYVEYDAERCSEADLEVAVESVGVHALHPAAARPPAIVPFPFPSERLPLRDTATRSRTWWAFAGFVAISGFFLITEHRAHLFGILPFLFLLACLFLHRFGHGGDGGHGGHGGHAAEVQEGDARDRDQAARAGNYEQSSRGHQHLPRATRDD